Proteins encoded within one genomic window of Festucalex cinctus isolate MCC-2025b chromosome 18, RoL_Fcin_1.0, whole genome shotgun sequence:
- the sptbn2 gene encoding spectrin family protein isoform X2 → MSTISPTDFDSLEIQQQYNDINNRWDLAAETEWDNENSSARLFERSRIKALADEREAVQKKTFTKWVNSHLGRVTCRIGDLYTDLRDGRMLIRLLEVLSGEQLPKPTKGRMRIHCLENVDKALQFLKEQKVHLENMGSHDIVDGNHRLILGLIWTIILRFQIQDISVETEDNKEKKSAKDALLLWCQMKTAGYPNVNIHNFTTSWRDGLAFNAIVHKHRPDLIEFDTLKRSNAHYNLQNAFNVAEKEMGLTKLLDPEDVNVDQPDEKSIITYVATYYHYFSKMKALAVEGKRIGKVLDYAIEADQLIDKYETLASELLEWIEQTIVTLNDRQLANSLSAVQNQLQAFNSYRTVEKPPKFTEKGNLEVLLFTIQSKMRANNQKVYTPREGKLISDINKAWERLEKAEHERELALRNELIRQEKLEMLAARFDRKAAMRETWLSENQRLVSQDNFGTDLGAVEAATRKHEAIETDIGAYWERVAAVEAVAKELEAEAYHDVRRVLARRDNVLRLWEYLKELLAARRERLNAHRDLQRLFEEMRYIMDWMADMKSRLQSQDSGKHLHDVLDLLQKHTLVEADISAQAERIKAVQGAANRFTSHDQAYKPCEPGLVSEKVDQLGQAYEELGRLAGQRRERLEDSRRLWQFLWDLGEEAAWIREQEQILTSGECGRDLTSALHLLSKHEAFRDEMAARYGPLSNSIAAGEALVKEGHFGATEVTENIQDIRAQWAHLEETTKLREQKLKDSVALHQFLTDANDMDAWLMETLRQVSSQDVGHDEFSTQTLARKQREIEEEIKSHQPLIESLHEQNQALPQTYAHLPEVEGRLPAIEQCYKELQSLSVSRRQALEGALALYRMFSEAGACQLWVEEKEKWLHGMEIPTKLEDLEVVQQRFETLEPEMNNIGTSVTDVNKVAQQLLTSDNCNKDQIHQTRDHLNNRWKEFQKLAGQKKQGLESALNIQNYHLECNELQTWMKEKTKVIESTQSLGNDLTGVMALQRKLTGMERDLEAIQGKLDDMREEAGKLAKEHPDQAGEIQDRLAGIQEVWEELNSTMKRREESLGEASKLQGFLRDLDDFQSWLSRTQTAVASEDIPTSLPEAESLLAHHENIKNEVDNYRDDYEKMRVVGEEVTQGQTDAQHMFLAQRLQALDTGWHELRQMWENRHSLLAQAFDFQTFLRDAKQAEAFLNSQEYVLSHTEMPTSLQGADEAIKKYEDFLTTTEASEEKITGVVEAGRRLINDGNANSDKIQEKVDSIQERHLKNKKAANELLAKLKDNRELQHFLQDGQELTLWINEKMLTAQDMSYDEARNLHSKWQKHQAFMAELASNKDWLDKIDKEGQALVAEKPELKPVVQQTLEDLQRQWEELEGTTRTKAQCLFDANRAELFTQSCCALDGWVKNLEGQLHSDDYGKDLTSVNILLKKHQMLEHQMEVREKEVQSLQSQALALSQEDAGLAEVDGQQRRVTDSFSSLREPLQLRRQRLLASKEAHQFNRDLEDEILWVKERMPLATSTDHGKDLPTVQLLIKKNQTLQKEIQGHQPRIDDIHKRGKTQSQVDGERQSVLEERLVELKELWDQLIGETDKRHARLVEANRAQQFYADAAEAEAWMGEQELHMMSEEKAKDEQSALVMVKKHQTLEQALEDYAQTIHQLANSSRLMVTSEHPESDRITLRQAQVDKLYAGLKDLAEERRGRLQERLRLTQLKREVDDLEQWIAEREVVAGSHELGQDYEHVTMLRDKFREFARDTSTIGQERVDGVNGLADDLIESGHPENASVAEWKDGLNEAWADLLELIDTRTQMLAASYELHRFHQDAMEVLGRVREKREALPSDLGRDLNTVQHLHRQHNTFENDIQALSGQVNQVQDDAARLQKAYAGEKADDINRSEHAVSSAWEGLLKAGESRRVLLLDTVEKFRFFNMVRDLMLWMDGVNLQIDAHDSPRDVSSAGLVIANHQDIKSEIETRADSFTACIDMGNTLIKNNHYATDEIREKLAQLQEKREKINKKWQDKMDYLQIMLEVLQFGRDASVAESWLAGQEPLVRTADLGSNVDEVESLIKRHEAFEKLAASWEERFVQLEKLTTLEEQEIQRRREEEERAQRPPTPAPVEEVVQSEAESQVHDSAARTSLDQTTLNQSVSVNGVHSDNDTSQLLSLSLSVGSKSEAKRACNPKQPQRGSESENGPGRDSGLASSRLEPSATLPGRGGADADPDTMEGVLCRKQEMESHSKKAATRSWQNVYCVLRKGSLGFYKDGKSATHGIPYHGEVPISLGEAVCEIAHDYKKRKHVFKLRLGDGKEYLFQAKDEAEMSSWIRSILSSIPSASGDSPGGPRVLNRAMTMPPISPISPGSVDTGGVTMRNKDGKDKDREKRFSFFGKKK, encoded by the exons ACCCGACCTGATTGAATTTGACACCCTGAAAAGGTCCAACGCGCACTACAATCTCCAGAATGCTTTCAATGTGGCCGAGAAGGAGATGGGCCTTACTAAGCTGCTGGATCCAGAAG aTGTTAATGTTGATCAGCCGGATGAGAAGTCCATCATTACTTATGTGGCGACCTACTACCATTACTTCTCAAAGATGAAAGCGCTAGCAGTGGAGGGCAAACGTATTGGCAAG GTTCTTGACTATGCCATTGAGGCTGATCAGCTGATTGACAAGTATGAGACCTTGGCCTCAGAGCTGCTGGAGTGGATTGAGCAGACAATAGTGACTCTGAATGATCGGCAGCTAGCTAACTCACTCAGCGCTGTACAGAATCAGCTCCAGGCTTTTAATTCTTATCGCACTGTGGAGAAACCTCCCAA ATTCACAGAGAAAGGAAACTTGGAGGTCCTGCTATTTACAATCCAGAGCAAAATGAGAGCAAACAACCAGAAAGTTTACACACCAAGAGAGGGAAAACTCATCTCTGACATCAATAAG GCGTGGGAACGACTTGAAAAGGCGGAACATGAACGTGAGTTGGCCCTCAGGAATGAACTGATTCGCCAAGAAAAGCTGGAGATGCTTGCGGCACGTTTTGACCGCAAAGCTGCTATGCGAGAAACATGGCTGAGTGAGAATCAGCGCTTGGTGTCTCAG GACAATTTTGGAACTGACCTGGGAGCAGTGGAAGCTGCAACTCGTAAACATGAGGCAATTGAGACAGACATTGGTGCATATTGGGAGCGCGTGGCTGCTGTTGAGGCTGTTGCGAAAGAGCTGGAGGCAGAGGCATACCACGATGTGCGACGTGTGCTCGCGAGAAGGGACAATGTGCTTCGACTCTGGGAATACCTCAAGGAGCTGCTAGCTGCACGCAGAGAGCGGCTGAATGCTCATCGAGACCTACAGAGGCTGTTTGAAGAGATGCGTTATATCATGGACTGGATGGCTGACATGAAG AGTCGTCTACAGTCCCAAGACAGTGGCAAACATTTGCATGATGTTTTGGACTTACTTCAGAAACATACTCTAGTCGAGGCGGATATTTCAGCACAGGCAGAGAGAATCAAAGCAGTGCAGGGAGCTGCAAACCGCTTTACTTCTCATGACCAAG CCTATAAACCATGTGAGCCAGGGCTAGTGAGTGAAAAGGTCGACCAGCTGGGTCAAGCTTATGAGGAGCTCGGGCGGCTTGCTGGACAACGCAGAGAACGCCTCGAGGACTCCCGTCGTCTGTGGCAGTTCCTGTGGGACTTGGGAGAGGAGGCAGCCTGGATCAGAGAGCAAGAGCAGATCCTGACCAGCGGCGAGTGTGGCAGGGACCTGACTTCCGCCCTTCACCTGCTCAGTAAACACGAGGCTTTCAGGGATGAGATGGCGGCACGCTATGGCCCGCTGAGTAATAGCATTGCTGCAGGGGAAGCTTTGGTGAAGGAGGGACATTTTGGAGCCACAGAGGTCACGGAGAATATTCAAGACATTCGTGCACAGTGGGCACATCTGGAGGAG ACAACAAAACTGAGAGAACAGAAGCTAAAAGACTCGGTGGCTCTGCATCAGTTCCTAACGGATGCTAACGACATGGATGCTTGGCTGATGGAAACTCTACGGCAAGTTTCGAGTCAGGATGTGGGCCATGACGAGTTCTCCACCCAAACTCTTGCTCGCAAGCAGAGGGAAATCGAGGAGGAAATCAAGAGCCACCAACCCCTCATTGAATCCCTGCATGAGCAGAACCAAGCACTGCCGCAAACCTATGCTCATCTCCCGGAG GTGGAGGGCCGGCTCCCTGCTATTGAGCAATGCTATAAAGAGCTACAATCCTTGTCAGTTTCTCGGCGTCAGGCCCTGGAAGGTGCTTTAGCACTTTATCGTATGTTTAGTGAGGCGGGTGCCTGCCAACTCTGGGTGGAAGAAAAAGAGAAGTGGTTACATGGCATGGAGATCCCGACCAAACTTGAAGACTTGGAGGTGGTGCAGCAGAG ATTTGAGACACTGGAACCAGAAATGAACAACATAGGGACCAGTGTCACCGACGTGAACAAGGTGGCTCAGCAGCTGCTGACTTCGGACAACTGTAACAAAGACCAAATCCACCAGACACGCGACCATCTGAACAACAG GTGGAAAGAATTCCAGAAACTGGCTGGTCAAAAGAAACAAGGCCTGGAGTCAGCCCTCAATATCCAAAATTACCACCTGGAATGTAATGAGCTCCAAACatggatgaaagaaaagaccaaAGTGATAGAATCAACTCAGAGCTTGGGAAATGATCTGACTGGAGTGATGGCATTGCAGCGCAAACTCACAGGCATGGAGAGAGACCTAGAAGCTATTCAG GGGAAGTTAGATGATATGAGAGAGGAGGCAGGAAAACTGGCCAAGGAACATCCAGATCAAGCAGGGGAGATTCAAGATCGCCTGGCAGGGATACAGGAAGTGTGGGAGGAGCTGAACTCCACCATGAAACGGCGTGAAGAGTCACTGGGTGAGGCCAGCAAGCTGCAAGGCTTCCTCAGGGATCTCGATGACTTCCAGTCGTGGCTATCCCGCACCCAAACAGCCGTGGCCTCTGAGGACATTCCCACCTCCCTGCCTGAGGCCGAGAGTTTGCTAGCCCACCACGAAAATATCAAAAACGAGGTGGACAACTATAGGGACGACTATGAGAAGATGCGAGTGGTCGGCGAGGAGGTGACTCAAGGTCAAACAGATGCCCAGCACATGTTCTTGGCTCAAAGGCTGCAGGCGCTGGATACTGGCTGGCATGAGCTGCGCCAAATGTGGGAGAACCGCCACAGTCTTTTGGCCCAAGCATTCGACTTCCAGACATTCTTAAGAGATGCAAAGCAGGCGGAGGCCTTCCTCAACAGCCAG GAGTATGTATTATCCCACACAGAGATGCCGACAAGCCTTCAGGGAGCGGACGAGGCcattaaaaaatatgaagatTTCCTCACCACCACAGAGGCCAGCGAGGAGAAGATAACTGGCGTTGTGGAGGCTGGAAGGCGCCTCATTAACGACGGCAATGCAAACTCTGACAAGATCCAAGAGAAAGTGGATTCTATTCAGGAAAG ACATCTCAAGAATAAGAAGGCTGCCAATGAATTGCTGGCAAAACTTAAGGATAACCGCGAACTGCAACACTTCCTCCAAGATGGACAGGAG cTCACATTGTGGATTAATGAGAAGATGCTGACGGCTCAGGACATGTCATATGACGAGGCTCGAAATCttcacagcaagtggcaaaaacaTCAGGCTTTCATGGCAGAGCTGGCCTCTAACAAAGACTGGCTAGACAAAATTGATAAG GAGGGCCAGGCCCTTGTGGCAGAGAAGCCAGAGTTGAAACCTGTTGTTCAGCAAACCCTGGAGGACCTGCAGCGTCAGTGGGAGGAGTTAGAGGGCACCACCCGCACCAAAGCCCAGTGCTTGTTTGATGCCAATCGGGCAGAGCTGTTTACACAAAGCTGCTGTGCTCTGGATGGTTGGGTGAAGAACCTCGAGGGTCAGCTGCATAGTGACGATTATGGCAAGGATTTGACCAGTGTCAACATCCTGCTCAAGAAGCATCAG ATGTTGGAACACCAGATGGAGGTCAGGGAGAAAGAGGTGCAGTCACTGCAGTCTCAAGCCTTGGCTTTGTCTCAGGAAGATGCTGGACTTGCTGAGGTAGATGGTCAACAAAGGCGCGTCACCGACAGCTTTTCGAGCCTTCGGGAGCCTCTTCAACTGAGGAGACAGCGACTACTTGCCTCTAAAGAGGCACACCAGTTCAACAGAGACTTGGAAGATGAAATA TTGTGGGTGAAAGAACGGATGCCCTTGGCGACCTCCACAGACCATGGAAAGGATCTTCCTACAGTGCAGCTTCTCATCAAGAAGAACCAA ACGTTGCAAAAGGAGATCCAAGGACATCAACCCCGCATTGATGACATCCACAAACGAGGAAAGACTCAAAGCCAGGTAGACGGGGAGCGGCAGTCTGTTCTCGAGGAGCGGCTCGTTGAGCTGAAAGAGCTTTGGGACCAGCTGATTGGCGAGACCGACAAACGCCACGCTCGTCTGGTAGAGGCCAATCGAGCCCAGCAGTTCTACGCCGATGCGGCGGAGGCGGAGGCCTGGATGGGAGAGCAGGAGTTGCACATGATGTCGGAAGAAAAGGCTAAG GATGAGCAGAGCGCACTAGTGATGGTTAAAAAGCACCAGACTCTGGAACAGGCGCTTGAAGACTACGCCCAGACCATTCACCAGTTGGCCAACAGCAGCCGATTAATGGTCACCAGTGAGCATCCAGAGAG CGACAGGATCACATTACGACAAGCACAAGTGGACAAGTTGTACGCGGGGTTGAAAGACCTCGCAGAGGAGCGCCGTGGGAGGCTTCAGGAGAGACTTCGTCTGACCCAGTTAAAGAGAGaggtggatgatttggaacagtgGATCGCAGAAAGGGAGGTGGTTGCCGGCTCCCATGAACTAGGACAGGACTATGAGCATGTCACA ATGCTGAGGGACAAGTTCCGTGAGTTTGCTCGTGACACTAGCACAATTGGCCAAGAGCGTGTAGATGGCGTAAACGGACTGGCGGATGACCTCATCGAGTCCGGTCACCCGGAGAACGCCAGCGTCGCCGAGTGGAAGGACGGCCTGAACGAGGCCTGGGCCGACCTGCTGGAactgattgacacgcgcacgcagATGTTAGCAGCCTCCTACGAACTGCACCGCTTCCATCAGGATGCCATGGAGGTTCTCGGACGAGTGAGGGAGAAGCGGGAGGCGCTACCGTCTGACCTTGGCCGGGATCTGAACACTGTCCAGCACCTACATAGACAGCACAATACTTTTGAAAATGACATTCAGGCCCTCAGTGGACAG GTGAACCAGGTGCAAGACGATGCCGCACGGCTGCAAAAGGCGTATGCTGGAGAGAAAGCTGACGACATTAACCGGAGTGAACATGCTGTTAGCTCTGCCTGGGAGGGTCTTCTCAAGGCTGGCGAATCCCGCAGGGTGCTCCTCCTAGACACCGTGGAAAAGTTCCGCTTCTTCAACATGGTCCGAGATCTCATGCTCTGGATGGATGGGGTCAACCTGCAGATTGATGCACATGACAGCCCAAG GGACGTCTCTTCTGCAGGCCTGGTCATCGCCAATCATCAAGACATCAAGTCGGAGATCGAGACCCGAGCGGACAGCTTCACAGCCTGTATCGACATGGGGAACACGCTCATCAAGAATAATCACTATGCCACGGATGAG ATCCGGGAAAAGCTCGCTCAGTTacaagaaaagagagagaagatTAATAAAAAGTGGCAGGACAAGATGGACTATTTACAAATTA TGCTAGAAGTATTGCAGTTTGGACGTGATGCCTCTGTCGCTGAGTCTTGGTTGGCTGGGCAAGAACCTCTTGTGCGGACAGCAGACCTCGGCTCCAATGTGGACGAGGTGGAAAGTCTCATAAAACGCCACGAGGCCTTCGAGAAACTTGCTGCTTCCTGGGAAGAGCGTTTTGTCCAGTTGGAGAAACTTACTACG TTGGAGGAGCAGGAAATTCAGAGGAGgcgagaggaagaggagagggCACAACGGCCCCCCACACCGGCCCCGGTGGAGGAAGTGGTGCAGTCGGAGGCGGAAAGTCAAGTGCACGACTCTGCTGCCAG AACCAGTCTAGATCAGACAACGCTGAATCAGTCGGTGTCTGTGAATGGAGTGCACAGTGACAACGACACATCACAG TTGCTATCGCTATCATTGTCAGTGGGATCGAAATCAGAGGCTAAGCGTGCGTGTAATCCAAAGCAGCCGCAGCGT GGCTCAGAATCGGAAAACGGACCGGGTCGGGACAGCGGCTTGGCGTCCTCGCGCCTGGAGCCGTCGGCCACGTTACCGGGCCGAGGCGGAGCCGACGCTGACCCGGACACCATGGAGGGCGTACTTTGTCGGAAGCAAGAGATGGAGTCGCACAGCAAGAAGGCAGCTACTAg GTCATGGCAGAATGTGTACTGTGTCCTACGAaaaggaagtctgggtttctaCAAAGATGGCAAAAGTGCTACTCATGGCATTCCATACCACGGAGAGGTTCCCATCAGCCTCGGAGAGGCCGTTTGCGAGATCGCACATGACTATAAGAAGAGGAAACATGTATTCAAGCTCCG GCTTGGAGATGGAAAAGAGTATCTGTTCCAAGCAAAGGATGAG GCGGAAATGAGCTCCTGGATCCGCTCCATCCTCAGTTCCATTCCATCGGCATCGGGAGACTCGCCCGGAGGTCCGCGGGTTCTCAACCGCGCCATGACCATGCCCCCCATCTCGCCCATCTCCCCCGGCTCCGTCGACACCGGAGGCGTGACCATGCGCAACAAAGACGGGAAAGATAAGGACCGGGAGAAGAGGTTCAGCTTCTTCGGCAAGAAGAAATAG